TCCACTTCCCAGGGGTGGCAGTAGAAAACGTACTGCCCCTCCTTTCGGAGGATGCGGGCAACACCGCGCTCGAAAAGGGCCGTCGGCCAGAGCCTGAAATAGCCGCCACCCGCCCACGGGACCGTCCGCCCCATGAACGTGAGGTTGCTCACCGGCAGTTCCACGATGCCGCTGTCCGCCACGAGATGCCCGTCAGCGCCTGGCCGGAGGCCGTCGGACCGTCCGTACCGGCTATTGAGACCGAAGCTGTTGTAGCTTGAATCGTAGGCGAAACCCAGCTCCGCCAGGATGTCCGTCATCTCCCGCGTGATGGAAAAGCTCGGCGCCCGGTAACCCGCCGGGGCCTCCCCGGTGATGTCCCCGAGCACTGATCTGCTCACCTCGATGTCCCGGCGAAGAGAAGCACCCGTGAGCTCCCGGCACATCCGGTGGGAGTGACCGTGTGAAGCTATCTCGTGACCGGCCCGCACGATCTCCCGGATAAGCCCCCGACAGCGCTCGGCCACCCAGCCGAGGACGAAGAAGGTCGCCTCCACGCGGCACGCGTCGAAAAGCTCGAGCAGCATGTGCACGTTCCTTTCTACGCGCAGTTCGCAGAGGTCCCATGTCTCCTGGGGGAACAGAGGCCTAAGGTTCTCCACCTGGAACCAGTCCTCGAGATCGACGGTGACCATTATGGGTTTCGGATCGCTCTGTCGTGAGTCCATGCGACCTATCGCGCCCCGTCCTTCAGGAGGACCACACCAACGGTGCGCAGGAGGATCTTGAGGTCCAGGAAGACGGACATGTTCTTGACATAGTAAAGATCGTATTCGAGCTTGATATGCGCGTCTTCCACCGACGCCCCGTACCGGTAGTTTATCTGTGCCCATCCCGTCAGCCCGGGCTTCACGGTGTGACGCACATAGTAATAGGGCAGCTCGTCTTCGAGGGTATCGACGAACTCGGGCCGCTCCGGGCGAGGTCCCACGAGGCTCATATCCCCCTTGAAGATGTTCCAGATCTGGGGGAGCTCATCGATGTGGGTGAGGCGCAGGAGTTTGCCCACCCGTGTGACCCGTGGGTCCTTCTCCGCTGCCCATCGCGCTCCGGCCTTCTCGGACCCCGACTCCATGGACCGGAACTTGTAGATCGTGAACACCTGTCTGTCCTTTCCCACCCTTTGCTGGGTGTAGAAGACGGGGCCGGGAGAGTCGAGCTTGATGGCAATGACGGCAAGGGCTATAACGGGACTCATGAAGAAGAGGATGATCCCCGATGCGAGAAAATCGATGAGGCGCTTGAGCTTCTGCGCGAAGTCGGCGCGGAGGAGATAGAAGCCCTCCGCGAAGAGAAGCCACTGGTCGGCGATGCCGCGCACCGGGATCCGACCCGTCAGAGCCTCGTAGACATCGGCCATGTCGCGCACATCGATCCCCTTGAGACGGGCGTCGAGTATGGTGCGTATCAATCGCACAGACCGGTTCTTCGGTATCGCGAGGATGACCGTGTGCGCCCCCGTACCGGCGGCAACGTTAAGGAGTTGGTCGCTCCCGCCCATTATGGCCGGGTATCTTTCAGTGTCGACCTCGTCGAGGTTGTCGTCGAGGAACCCCTTCACTTCGTACGGCGACAGGGGTGACTTGAGCAATCTGCAGATGGTCCTGCCGCAAAACCCGGCCCCGAGTATCAGTGTCGGGACCTTCGGGCCCGTCTTCTGGAAAACGATCCCGTAGCTCCAGCGCCAGAGATTGAGGAAGTACCACGCGAGAGAAGCCTCGATGACCATGACGCCCCTGCCATAGGAGCCTAAGGGGACAGCGTAGAAGACGCAGACGGCAAGCAGGGTCCCGAGGGTCACCGCTATGGCGCTGCGAAAGGTCGTCTCCCAGGAACGGAATACGCGCTCCACATTGTAGAGGTCGAAGATATAGAGGGCCAGCGGGTACAACACGAGGGTGGAGATGGGTCCAATGGAATAGTGGAGAAGGGCCCTGCCCCCGAAACCCACCCTGAGCCCGACGGCCGCGATGATGGCCAGCGAGATGAGAACGACATCGCCGAGAAGCAAAAGCCAGCGGTACCGGGGAAACCCCAGCGGCACCTCCGCATCGGCCTGCGGCCTCCTCTCGTTCCGTCCGTCCTCTACGGCGGTTTCGAGGGGGTCCGGGCCGCGGCGCACCTCGACGCGGCCCGCAGGAAAGTATCCCTGGACCGTCGGGTGGTAGGGAGCCCCGGTTTCGGGGTGCAGGTATTTTTCCATGTTCTTTCCCTGTTCCTCCCCGTTACAGGTAGTTGTAGATGCACTGGGGAATGTAGTGCTGCTGCTTGTTGAAGACGACGCCGAGAACGGTCCCGCCGTTCTTGATGACCTTTTCCTTTACGCTCAGCGCCACCTGCCACCGTGTCTTCTCCGCCTCCACCACGATGATCACCCCGTCGACAAGAGGGATGATCGAGGGCCCGCTCGTATACATCATCGCCGGCGGGAAATCCACCACGATGAGTTCGAACCTCTCCTTGAGAAGGTCCCAGAACCCCCCGCCGTTGCCGAAGTCGATCACCTGCGGCCCCGTCGGGTCGGACAGGCGAAAGAGAGGCAGTATGCACAGACTGGTCCCGTCCACCGGGCACAGGGCCTTCTCGATCTGCCCTGCCGCGAGGCTTGCGTCCAGCTTGAGGTCAGGGTCCATTTCCGGATAGACAAGTCCGTTGTAGCTTCCATCGCAGTCGACGAGTACGACCTCTTTCTCCATCCGCGACGCCACAGTCTTCGAGAACTCGCGGGCGATCGTGGAAGTCCCCTCGCTCGAACGGGACCCCACAAAAAGGACGGAACGATGCCCCTTGCCCGGGAGGGCCGCGGTGATCGTCTGATAGAGGGTGCTCATCTCAAGCTCCATGCCCGCCCTGCTGCCGTTCGTCCCTTCGACACGCGGGACGGCCGCCGGGGGGGAAGGCTCGGGCTCAAGGGGTACCCCCTCCGCTTCCCGATAATTCTCCAATGCGTCATAGATCCTGCTCATTTTGCCTCCTTTACGGGACGGGTCTTCTCACCATCCCTGATACCTCTTCCATTGCTCGCCGCGGAAACATCCTCACCCAGGGCACGGAAAAAGCGGGGGTTACCGGCCGGTACCTTCACCCTCCTCGGACAGGAGGGGAAAGGTCAGCATGCCGCCGGCATGGATGACATCCGGGTTCACAACCTGAGGATTGTTCTTCTGGATCAGCCGGAGGGTCCTCTCGTCGGATCTTCCATACACCTCTCTCGACAGCTTGATAAGGGTATCTCCGTGCGCTATTGATTTCTTTACCGCCTCGCTCCTTTTCTCCACGACCGACGGGAGCGCGGCACCAGCGCCCGGCCTGGCATCCGCCGACGGCGGGTTCTCATCTGCGGGGGGTGCCTCCTGCTGCGGGGCGGCGGCGGACGGCGGTGGCGCCTCACCCGTTACCGCGGCCGGCGGCGGCGGAACGATCGTGGCCACCCGGGCGCTCTCCTTGTTCTGCTCCACGTAAGCGAGGGTCCGTATCTTGCCGAACACGGTCTCCTGGTTCGGCAGGAACCATGCCATCGCGATGAGCGCCACCGTCAGGGCCGAGAGGGCGGGAAACCACCACCGTCCGGCGGAGGGCCATTTCAACCCGTCGAAATCGCGTATGATCTCCCGTGCGATTCCCCGGGTCACAGGTTTTCTGCGATAGCCGAAACCGGTGATGAGCGCGTTGTCGCACAGGACGTTCATGACCCGCGGAATACCCTTCGCCTTTTTGACAATGGCCTTGATCGAGGCCGGGGTGAAGACCGCCGACGGCGACACACCGGCTTTCTCGAGCCTGTACCGGATGTACTCCATGCTCTCGTGCTCCGTGAGGGGCAGGATCGTCGACCTGATGGCGAGGCGCTGCCTGAGCTGTCTCAGTCTGTGCTGCTGCAGCTCCTCCTCGAACTCGGGCTGCCCCACGAGGACTATCTGGATGAGCTTGTCCCTCGATGTCTCGAGGTTGGAGAGCATGCGCAGGTTCTCCAGGGTGTCGACGGGCATGTTCTGCGCCTCGTCGACAACAAGGACGATCGTGTTCCCCGCTCTGTATTCCTCTATGAGGACCTCATACAGCCGATTGGTCATCTCCACGACATCGCTCGTCTCCACGGGGAGTTCCAGCTCCTGGTAGATCGTTTTCATGAGCCCCTCGAAGCTGAGCCTGGGATTGAAGACATAGACGATCTTCAGGCGCTTCTTGTCGGCCTTCTCGAGATAGGACCGCAGTATCGTCGTCTTTCCGACACCGACAGCACCGACAATTGCGACAAAGCCCTTCTTCTCCTCTATGCCGTAAATGATGGCCGCAAGCGCCTCCTTGTGACTCGGACTGAGATAGAGGAACTCGGGGTCCGGCGTGATATGGAAGGGCTGCTTCCGGAGATTGTAAAAGTTGAGATACATGGCTCACCATCCCATCATGATTTTTTTCAGTCGGCCGGCGTGCGGTCATTTCTTCGTCACCGTGATGAGAACGGGCACGCCGAGGCTGTTCTCCGCGCTCGCGGGCGTCGGCATGCCGGGCGTCATAAGCTCGAGGATGATAGCAAGAGCTATGCCTGCCGCGATACCGCCGAAAAAGCCCGCGCCGAGCATCTGGCTTCTCGTGAGTCTCTGTTTCTTCGGAAAGGCGGGGACCGTTGCCTTCTGGACCACGCTGACAGCCACCATCTTTTGCCGGTCCATGTCGTCCATAATGAGGGACTCTTCCAGCTTCCGGGAATAGATCTGGTGGTTCTGTTCCAGCTGGGCGGCCTCGCGCTTGAGGCTCTGGAGTTCCCGGCCATGCCTGTCCAGGGAATTGAGCTCTCCCTCGACCTGCCTCATCTGTGCCCGTATGCTGCCTGCCCTGGCGCGCGCACCCGCCAGCTGACCCTCGATCCTGGCCACTTCGACACTTCTCGCCTGCTCGGTGGCCTTAGCCGCGGCATCCTTCAGGGCGTTGAGTTCCTGGCGAACTGTTTGGACCATCCTGGAATTCTCCGTGTACCTCTCGAGGAGTCCCTGCTCCTTCTGCTGGAGGGCGACGAGCTGATTTCGCGTCTCCGCGGGGAGATCGGCCGTCCACCTGGAACTGCGCACAAAGGCCATCCTCTGTTCCAGTTCGGTCACTTCGTTCTGGGCCGTTTTCAGCTTTTCATCAAGGGTCCCGAAGAGTTCTATAAGGTTCGTCTTCTGCTCCTCGAAGGAAAAGACCTTGTTCTTCAGCTTGAAGCTGGACAGGTTGTTCTCCGATTCCTGCAACCTTTCCTGAAAGGCCTTTTCCTGTCGCTCGAGGAAGGCGGTGGTCTTGCCCCCGAAGACGTCGAGATGCTTGTCCTTGAAGGTATCCACCAGGGTGTTGACGACCGTCGCGGATGTGGAAGGGTCCCCGTGGCTGAAGGCGACCTGAATGAGTCCCGACCCGGGAATGTTCATCACCTTCAGATTCTCTTCAAAGGAAGCGATGGACGCCTGCTCCGCGTCGGTCTGCGCGGCGGACGCTTTCGCGATCGCC
The genomic region above belongs to Syntrophorhabdus sp. and contains:
- a CDS encoding DUF3473 domain-containing protein, whose protein sequence is MDSRQSDPKPIMVTVDLEDWFQVENLRPLFPQETWDLCELRVERNVHMLLELFDACRVEATFFVLGWVAERCRGLIREIVRAGHEIASHGHSHRMCRELTGASLRRDIEVSRSVLGDITGEAPAGYRAPSFSITREMTDILAELGFAYDSSYNSFGLNSRYGRSDGLRPGADGHLVADSGIVELPVSNLTFMGRTVPWAGGGYFRLWPTALFERGVARILRKEGQYVFYCHPWEVDPGQPRCARGIGPVSRFRHYLNLDRTMGRLRHFLDRFRDSCFISCSRHLGIGRHERTHGDAADRIAAAR
- a CDS encoding sugar transferase, whose product is MEKYLHPETGAPYHPTVQGYFPAGRVEVRRGPDPLETAVEDGRNERRPQADAEVPLGFPRYRWLLLLGDVVLISLAIIAAVGLRVGFGGRALLHYSIGPISTLVLYPLALYIFDLYNVERVFRSWETTFRSAIAVTLGTLLAVCVFYAVPLGSYGRGVMVIEASLAWYFLNLWRWSYGIVFQKTGPKVPTLILGAGFCGRTICRLLKSPLSPYEVKGFLDDNLDEVDTERYPAIMGGSDQLLNVAAGTGAHTVILAIPKNRSVRLIRTILDARLKGIDVRDMADVYEALTGRIPVRGIADQWLLFAEGFYLLRADFAQKLKRLIDFLASGIILFFMSPVIALAVIAIKLDSPGPVFYTQQRVGKDRQVFTIYKFRSMESGSEKAGARWAAEKDPRVTRVGKLLRLTHIDELPQIWNIFKGDMSLVGPRPERPEFVDTLEDELPYYYVRHTVKPGLTGWAQINYRYGASVEDAHIKLEYDLYYVKNMSVFLDLKILLRTVGVVLLKDGAR
- a CDS encoding CpsD/CapB family tyrosine-protein kinase, which encodes MSRIYDALENYREAEGVPLEPEPSPPAAVPRVEGTNGSRAGMELEMSTLYQTITAALPGKGHRSVLFVGSRSSEGTSTIAREFSKTVASRMEKEVVLVDCDGSYNGLVYPEMDPDLKLDASLAAGQIEKALCPVDGTSLCILPLFRLSDPTGPQVIDFGNGGGFWDLLKERFELIVVDFPPAMMYTSGPSIIPLVDGVIIVVEAEKTRWQVALSVKEKVIKNGGTVLGVVFNKQQHYIPQCIYNYL
- a CDS encoding AAA family ATPase; protein product: MYLNFYNLRKQPFHITPDPEFLYLSPSHKEALAAIIYGIEEKKGFVAIVGAVGVGKTTILRSYLEKADKKRLKIVYVFNPRLSFEGLMKTIYQELELPVETSDVVEMTNRLYEVLIEEYRAGNTIVLVVDEAQNMPVDTLENLRMLSNLETSRDKLIQIVLVGQPEFEEELQQHRLRQLRQRLAIRSTILPLTEHESMEYIRYRLEKAGVSPSAVFTPASIKAIVKKAKGIPRVMNVLCDNALITGFGYRRKPVTRGIAREIIRDFDGLKWPSAGRWWFPALSALTVALIAMAWFLPNQETVFGKIRTLAYVEQNKESARVATIVPPPPAAVTGEAPPPSAAAPQQEAPPADENPPSADARPGAGAALPSVVEKRSEAVKKSIAHGDTLIKLSREVYGRSDERTLRLIQKNNPQVVNPDVIHAGGMLTFPLLSEEGEGTGR